The nucleotide sequence GATGAGAAATTTCCATAATCAACATATAATCTAGTAACTTCACAATAGTTTCATTAGAAGTTATGTGTTTTACCTAGAATTTGTTTCATTCCTACAACATCAGACCTGCCAGTGGATATTTAGAGACTTTTCTCCACTTAATTGTCTTTTGATTTGTGAATATGTGCAGTGTTTTGAAGCATGAGGATAGATAATGAATTCCTTAACCTTCAATTTGTGTTCAAAATATTAGGGCTAGTAGCTTTACTATCCAACTACCATCCAAGATATTCAAATTGCTGGTCAATGTTAATTATTTATCTGTGGTTTTTCATTTTAGTGTACATAGAGAATTTAACAGGTTTCTTGGCAACTATTTGTCTGATTTGCAATATTGCTGAAATGCAGATAATTATTTGTTGCTGAAGGAAACTTTTGGTGCTTTCCCAGTTTTACAAGAGCAGATACTTATTTGTTGTAGGAAAATTTGGCTCTTTCTTGTTTTAGCAGGAAAGGCAAGTTTCTCAATCTTTGTTATGTAGTTCTCTGAGAtttctagtattttttatttgattggagtttctttatttatttaaagaagttttagaagctttttttatattgttttccaTTCAAGTTCAAAGTTAGATGGAAtcattgagttttttttttttttttaatgttttcagATACAAATCAATTTCTTAGGGTTCGAAGGGGATTTGCTGGTCCAGTTGGGGCTGGCTTCTTTAATTTCATCACGGCTCTAAGGAAAGAAATCCGTATCATAGTAAGAAGGGGCAAAGAAGATGCACAAGCTTTTCCTAAGTTCTTGATTGCGTCCCCTTCATTTCACGGTGGTCGAGGTGCCCTTCCTTCTGCTGGTGGTCATCCAGCTGACTTGACTTTCCTTGCTGGTGGCGGGCACTGAGTTTGCGCTTTGGATTGATTTCTTTTGGTTTATTGTTGTTTTACGAGAATTTTCTACTCAAGCATGGTAGTCAAGCAGCTCAAAGATGATAATTTTCTGTTGAAGTGTGCTACACCTGATCAGGCTAAATGTCCTCAGTTCTCTTGTGGAAGTTAGTATCAGTTAAATTTATGCTCTAgcttgtttttaattttgttgttaatCAGTGAAACTACTTGCTGCTTGATGTTTCTTGATTGCTATGGTTTATTTACCAGAATTGGAGGGTTTTACAAGTTTCATTTACTTTAACTTGTTGTATCTGTAAAAATGTTTGCTTGAGCATACAATGGTTCAAGCTTGTATGTTGAACGTAGCCTTTTGAACTTGACACTTACTGGGTTGCTAaacatttatccaaaaaaaaaaaaaaaaaacataatatgtTGCTAAAATGCTTATGCATTATTTACACctatcaaaaagagaaaaaccttaAGCATTATTTATGCTTATTAGATGgtactttttcttttgctttcaaACTTAAATTATAGTCCAGTACCTGGATGAAAAGGGATTTACCCGACAAACACACATGATTCCTTTTAGAATTATGAGTGTGCAAAGTTGTTGGTATCCTGGTCTTGATTGCTTTTCAGAATCCTGGTCCTGATAAATCTCTTATAGATTCTAATGGAGTCAAgaaaaaattggtaaaattGGGGTTGATCCTAAATTTTAGGACAGCCTGTGCTAGTcaaccaaaattttttattttaacaatctTTTGGAAAACATGTTCATTCTTTGGTTGAAGTCTGCTGGAAATTTCTCTGCTGGAGATTTCAGTTCATTCTTTGGTTCTTAAGTTTTAGAAAAACTACCTTCATTTTTCCcctgaaatttttaatgttcCTCAGGTATTCAAATTCCTCTTTACTGCTTTGCTAGCCAGTCTCTTGATGATAGTGGTCCCTTTGGAAGGTTTTCATGCATCCCAGATGATGAACCAAGTACATTGGAGTCTCTTCTTCTTGCTCAGGTATTGGACTAGTGTGaggtttttttacttttttagcTCTGGCCCCAGTTTTTCTATGATATTTTTGTGTTGCTTTACAGTGGGAAGACAGAATGTGGAAAGGCATTTACAGATATGATGTGACAACATCAGAAATTAAGGTATTTGTTACTTAGCTTCCTACTTCTTGTAACGGACTCTGGTGTGTTTTCCTAATTTTCCTACTGATCACCCAAAAAACTCAAGGTCTGAAACACTTTAAGCAGATCATTGGTGGAAGGAGAAAGTTTCTTGCTCAGTTGAATGAAGAATGGAATATGGATCATTTATCAGACCCTGATGAGAATGAAGTCTGCTGGCGAGGGGATTCTTTCATATTTAACTGGGTAAAACATCATGAGGAGTTGCTCTTCTGTGTTGCAAGTGGTGAAAAGGCAATCCCTGAGTTGATTCCTACAGCTCCTGTGCCTAATGCTTCCATATTAGTACTTAGTAATGTAAGCtgaaaaagttttatttaaatttatgtttttttgatCATAGGTGGTAATTATTGTTTGTATTGGAATATCACGATGCATGCTGGACATGTTTGATAGTTTTCCTGTTACAatcattttaagatttttaagcTATTAAACTGTTTTCTCCAAATTTGTAATTTCCTAATTTTCTGGATATTTTATCATAAACATTGATTACCATCTATGATGCAAAGTTTGTTGAACTGCTCATTCATACATATTTGGCatgcataattattttcaagGATAACAAGAGATTGATGCTTTTTCTGAAATACAAGGTGACCCCTGTTGAATATGGTCATGTCTTCCTGGTTCCTCATGGCTTTACCGGCATCTCTCAGTTTATGGATGCAAGATCTTTAGAAATGGTGACCAGGGTTGCTATGGAAGTAAATAATCGTTCTTTCCGAGTGTTCTATGACTGCTCTATGCCTAGTGCTTCTCTATATTTCCAGGTACCAACCCACTAATCTTAATCCCTTCCCCACTTTGTTCTAGACATATATTGATAGCAATCCATATTTAATGTTGGAACTTGCTAGATTACTGTAGAAAAACATAAAtcttattgttttatttgttgtggAAATATGAGGAAGGATAGGTTTGTTAAGTTGGGCAAACCTCTTACACTGATTGTCTAAATGAACTCGAGGTTTGAAATGGATGGCCATAATATATTCAGCTGATCCCTTATTCGCTTCAATGAATCTTGAACTTTGttccattttcatttccttttggAAGGGGGAAGGGGGTGGGTTGGGTGTTGCAGTGGGGTTTGTTGGGGCTGAAGGCAGGAGACATTGTGGTGGTTTGTATCAGGGTGGTGTATAGGCATCTTTAAGGTGTCACTTAAGGTCTGTGGGGTTTTGGAGTTCCTCTTTCTTTGTGAATTTTGATAGTTTGTATGGCAGGGTGGTATTAGACATGTTTTGGGTGTCATTTGGGTTCTTCTGAAGTTTTGGAGTTCCTTCATTTCTTATGAATTTTGATTGTCTGAACCAAACAAGAtttgttttctacttttttattttatttatctttgtttGGTTGGGGTATGGGCAACCGTTAGGTGTCAGTGGGGGTATGTGGAGTTCTGGGTTTCCTTTGTTTCTTATGAATTTTGGTAGTTGGAATTGAAGAAGACTAGGTTTTAGGAGTTAGATAAAGGCAATTCCACAATTTCCTTAGGAAGGAATGCTCTGATGCCTTCATTATTTAGGAAAACTTCTCAGTTGAAGGTGACTTGGCCATATCTCAGAAACAGCAAGGTCCTAGGACATGAGACATTGAGCTGtgcaaaattttcaatctttccTCTGGGTTGGGTTTTTCTATTACGTTGATCCCTCACTTGGCCAACAGAACTGTGGATAGGCTTGCTAAGTGAGTTGCTC is from Vitis riparia cultivar Riparia Gloire de Montpellier isolate 1030 chromosome 10, EGFV_Vit.rip_1.0, whole genome shotgun sequence and encodes:
- the LOC117923648 gene encoding GDP-L-galactose phosphorylase 1-like isoform X1, producing MVVKQLKDDNFLLKCATPDQAKCPQFSCGSIQIPLYCFASQSLDDSGPFGRFSCIPDDEPSTLESLLLAQWEDRMWKGIYRYDVTTSEIKIIGGRRKFLAQLNEEWNMDHLSDPDENEVCWRGDSFIFNWVKHHEELLFCVASGEKAIPELIPTAPVPNASILVLSNVTPVEYGHVFLVPHGFTGISQFMDARSLEMVTRVAMEVNNRSFRVFYDCSMPSASLYFQACYFSNPLPVEVMPVVTLWDNGLGGTRICSLIDYPIKALLFESKSNLKVSVEVLAEICSCLQGKNIPYSFLISDCGKRIFLFPQQMRTSTNSHALSSWECSGHFVFKSRNDFDQVTEEAMLKRMATVSLDEPGFQVVKQLCCSIASKLAS
- the LOC117923648 gene encoding GDP-L-galactose phosphorylase 1-like isoform X2, yielding MVVKQLKDDNFLLKCATPDQAKCPQFSCGSIQIPLYCFASQSLDDSGPFGRFSCIPDDEPSTLESLLLAQWEDRMWKGIYRYDVTTSEIKIIGGRRKFLAQLNEEWNMDHLSDPDENEVCWRGDSFIFNWVKHHEELLFCVASGEKAIPELIPTAPVPNASILVLSNVTPVEYGHVFLVPHGFTGISQFMDARSLEMVTRVAMEVNNRSFRVFYDCSMPSASLYFQACYFSNPLPVEVMPVVTLWDNGLGGTRICSLIDYPIKALLFESKSNLKVSVEVLAEICSCLQGKNIPYSFLISDCGKRIFLFPQMRTSTNSHALSSWECSGHFVFKSRNDFDQVTEEAMLKRMATVSLDEPGFQVVKQLCCSIASKLAS
- the LOC117923648 gene encoding GDP-L-galactose phosphorylase 1-like isoform X4 is translated as MVVKQLKDDNFLLKCATPDQAKCPQFSCGSIQIPLYCFASQSLDDSGPFGRFSCIPDDEPSTLESLLLAQWEDRMWKGIYRYDVTTSEIKIIGGRRKFLAQLNEEWNMDHLSDPDENEVCWRGDSFIFNWVKHHEELLFCVASGEKAIPELIPTAPVPNASILVLSNACYFSNPLPVEVMPVVTLWDNGLGGTRICSLIDYPIKALLFESKSNLKVSVEVLAEICSCLQGKNIPYSFLISDCGKRIFLFPQQMRTSTNSHALSSWECSGHFVFKSRNDFDQVTEEAMLKRMATVSLDEPGFQVVKQLCCSIASKLAS
- the LOC117923648 gene encoding GDP-L-galactose phosphorylase 1-like isoform X3 is translated as MVVKQLKDDNFLLKCATPDQAKCPQFSCGSIQIPLYCFASQSLDDSGPFGRFSCIPDDEPSTLESLLLAQWEDRMWKGIYRYDVTTSEIKIIGGRRKFLAQLNEEWNMDHLSDPDENEVCWRGDSFIFNWVKHHEELLFCVASGEKAIPELIPTAPVPNASILVLSNVTPVEYGHVFLVPHGFTGISQFMDARSLEMVTRVAMEVNNRSFRVFYDCSMPSASLYFQACYFSNPLPVEVMPVVTLWDNGLGGTRICSLIDYPIKALLFESKSNLKVSVEVLAEICSCLQGKNIPYSFLISDCGKRIFLFPQFSPATKS